The genomic interval CTAACAATTATCgtcttttttctaaaaaaaaaataaaatataattatacaaatacttaatgtataaattaaaaatataataataattttttttttgtactaaactatataaacaaattaaataaaattataatgttcaatatcaagtgaaaaatacatataaaattaattaaaaaagttttaaaaaatatacaaaaacaaagtttcttaaaaaaatagtgCTCTTCAGCACACAACCAAAATTAAGCACACCTCTCAATCActaattcatacacaatagCTTGAACTTTCTTGGAAGATTGGAATCTTTTCTTGTACACTTTCAATGTATGCAGCTCACTTCATTCTACTAAAGGAATAAAAATGGACGGCAAACCTATTCTGATCAACATTGAAGTACATCATCACTGAAAATCAAGTTTCTTGCATTCAACTGCAATagcaaaacaaacaaaataaaaaatgaaagcatttataaaataacatataaacatCTTATAAACAACGCTAACGCAACACTATATCAACATAATCATTGAAAgcatttacaaaaataacatataaacaaCTTATAAACAACATTAACACAACACTATATCAACAAAATTATCAAAcatctataaataaaaattgactaatttataaaactaaaatgaaCAAAAATAACAAGTAACAATATGAAAAGTTcaacttaaagaagaagaaaaaatataaagaatatgttttatttctttatGTTAGTGAAAATTCAATTCTTTTGGGCATTTCACCAAACACATGTCATGGGTATTttgacacacacacacacaactatAGAGCATTTGTAAACTCTCAATGTGGTCAACTTACTTCATTCTACCAAAGAAATAGAAATTGTCACAAAGTCTATCCTAATCAACTTGGAAGTACTTCAACATTTGGAATGAAAGTTTTTTCTTTCTGCTGCAGTAGCAAAATAACACGTATAAACAACTTATAAACAACACATAAACAACACTATCAAATTTATTGATAAATTAACTAATTCATAACATCAAAATGAACATAAATAACATCAGAGGAACAACATGAAAATCCCAGtttaaagaagaataaaaattacaatagcACAATTAAATATGCTCTCTTTCTTTAGGCTAGTGATTAAGAATAACTATATTAGACATTTTGTCAAACACATAGAAGGTGTGCCcttatatacatattaacaaaaaattcaacttaaagaagaagaaaaaatttacaaaatttgagGACAAATGAGTAGAATCAATAATAAACAATCACACTAAAACAATATTCTTATTAaactttcaaatttaaatttttattaatgtaatttgaaaagaaaaaaaaagaaagaataagaACAAGAAAAGAACAACTTAATAGCAGCAAAAAGAAGTTtgaaaaagagagagatgaCTTACCAAGAAGGAAATAAGCTTCGAGTGTGCCTCTTTCTCCCTAGACCATGACAGAAGGTTGAGTAGTGGTTTCACGGGCTGGGGACGAGATGGCTGGAGACGAGATCGACTGGATGCGAGATGGAAGGGTGTAGAAGGTTGCTGCTGTGTGaatagaaggaagaagaaaaaatagtgaaccgtataattgtaatttttaaactttataagagtattaaagaaaaatctaaaatgtaaaaatataaaaaaaagagagagcaagtataaatgtttaatattAGTAAAAAGAGTTACTTAGTGTAAATTTCTCTAAAGTTTACAATATTTAATGaactaaattatatttcttttaacaaatcaattaaattatattaaatgtactatattttttaaaacaaatataGATTCCTTCTACTATTTTCTCTGTTGTTGTAAATGactctatttgatttataatagCAGACCTtttctaaaaaaacaaaaaatctgaaagatataatttaataattcagggtataatgaatttttttctttttcttttttacaaattattttaatcacataatttttttttaatcctaTTTCGAtcagaaataagatattatctttttttttttatcagaaataagatattatgtttttgttttctatttaaaGGTTGGAAAGCCGCATAACGATAATAATTCATATGTTCTACAAATATTTACAGGAAAGCAACTAATACTTCAATTTTCACCATCTTCTCTGTTCTATTCTCAATTAACACAATTTTCCATCCCCACTTTCTCGGGAACCAAACAAAGTGAACCCGACTAACATAAATTCTTATTCTCTCTAAGATTTTGGAAAACCCTgacgaataaaaataaaaaaaatacaatctttCTGAGATTGATTTCGAATTTCTCCTGCAAATTCGAAAATTGTGCTTGCGAGTTTCCATATGAAGAAGAAACTCTTTGAATTAGACCCACACTCAGTCTACTTCCAATCTCACCAAATAAATCCCAAATCTTTGCTGTTCGAACCCTAATTCTCATTGACCGCCATGGATCCCCATCAGCTGCTTTTGGCAGTATCCCCTTTCGGCTCCGCGAACCAAATCCTCTCTCCTCCTCCGTCATCTGACGATGGAAGTGGCGGTTTCGATGATTACGGAGCGTGGTATGGGAATATCCAGTACTTGATTAACATTTCGGCGATTGGGGCATTCTTCTGCGTCTTCATATTCGTCTTCTTAAAGCTTCGCAGCGACCACCACCGCATGCCTGGGCCTTCTGCACTACTGACAAAGCTTCTAGCTGTGTGGCATGCCACTGGCCGTGAAATTGCTCGCCACTGCGGTGCCGATGCCTCACAATTCCTGCTGATCGAGGGCGGCAGCTGCGGATTGCTTCTGTCCCTTGCTGTACTGTCGGTATTTGTAATGCTTCCTCTTAATCTCTATGCTGGGAAAGCTGTTTTAGCCGATGAATTTTCGAAGACGACGATTAATCACATCGAAAAAGGTTCGCCTTTGCTTTGGGTGCATTTTCTTTTTGTGGTTGTGGTTGTTGGTTTGGTTCACTTTGGTATTTCTGCTATTGAGGAACGGTTAAAAATCACTAGGTTTAGGGATGGGTATGGGAATTTGAGTGACCCAACTGCAAATTCTACTGCAATATTCACTATAATGGTTCAGGGTATACCTAAAACTCTAGGTTCGGATAGAACAGTGCTGCTAGAATACTTTCAGCACAAGTACCCTGGAAAGGTTTTCAGGGTAGTTTTGCCAATGGATTTGTGTGCTTTGGATGATTTAGCTTCGGAAATAGTGAAGGTTAGGGATGACATAACGTGGTTAGTAGCTAGAATTGACTCTCGGCTCTTGCCGGAAGATGGGCAAGGTGAAGATTCTAATGGTTTTTGGGGTCGTTTACGTTACCTATGGAAGAAATTGTGTGATTCGTGGCATCGGATAATGTCTAGCTTAGGTTACACGTATGAAGATAAGCTAAGAAGATTGCAGGAATTGCGAGCTGAATTGGAAACTGAACTGGAAGCTTTCAAAGAAGGCCGGGCACTTGGTGCTGGAGTTGCATTTGTAGTATTTAAGGATGTGTACACAGCCAATAAAGCAGTACAGGATTTTCggaatgagaagaagaagaggatagGGAAATTCTTCTCCCTCATGGAACTGCGTTTACAGAGGACCCAATGGAAAGTTGAGAGGGCACCTTTGGCAACTGATATTTATTGGAATCACTTGGGATCGTCCAAGCTTTCACTGAGGTTGCGCAGAGTGTTTGTCAACACATGTTTACTGTTGATGCTTTTGTTCTTTAGCTCTCCTCTTGCTGTTATCAGTGCTGTGAAGAGTGCCGGTCGGATAATAAATGCTGAAGCTATGGATAATGCGCAGTCATGGTTAGCTTTGGTGTTGAGCTCAAGTTGGCTTGGAAGCCTCATCTTTCAGTTCTTGCCCAATGTCATTGTATTTGTTAGTATGTATATAGTGATCCCTTCTGCTCTTTCCTATCTTTCGAAGTTTGAACGACATCTTACTGTGTCTGGGGAGCAAAGAGCTGCACTTTTGAAGATGGTGTGCTTCTTCCTCGTGAATCTTATTCTCCTTAGGGCTCTAGTTGAATCATCATTGGAGGGAACTCTCCTACGAATGGGACGATGCTATCTGGATGGTGAGGATTGCAAGAGGATTGAGCAATACATGAGCGCATCATTCTTGTCAAGGTCTTGCCTTTCTTCTCTAGCATTTCTGATCACAAGTACTTTCTTGGGAATATCTTATGATCTCCTTGCTCCAATACCTTGGATAAAAAGGAGACTGCAAAAATTTCGGAAGAATGACATGCTTCAACTAGTCCCAGAACAAACAGAAGAATACCAACTTGAGAATCAGGAAACAGATGATCTTCGAAGACCCTTGGTAGCTAATGACACGTATGATTCTCCAAGGGAGATTCATATCGATTTTCAGGGACATGATCTTTCTGTATATCCAATCAACAGAACCTCAACTGCCCCGAAACAGACATTTGATTTCGCTCAATACTACGCATTCAATTTGACAATATTCGCCCTGACAATGATATATTCTTCGTTCTCCCCGCTTGTAGTTCCTGTTGGTGCAGTTTATTTTGGGTATAGGTATGTTGTTGATAAGTACAACTTCCTCTTTGTTTATAGAGTAAGAGGCTTTCCTGCTGGGAATGATGGGAAGTTGATGGACACAGTACTGTGCATCATGCGGTTCAGTGTTGATATGTTCCTGATTTCGATGCTCTTGTTCTTTTCGGTTCAAGGCGATTCAACGAAGCTCCAAGCTATTTTTACACTCGGGTTGTTGGTAGTGTATAAACTGTTGCCTTCTAGTGGTGATGGATTTCAACCAGCTCTTATGGGAGGAATGCAAACTGTTGACAGCATAGTCGATGGTCCCATTGATTATGAGATCTTTTCACAACCTAAGTTTGACTGGGATGTATATTATCAATGATTTAAATTGTACTGTTCCTCCCAATTGTTTATTCAACCCTCTTAAAGTATAAACTGAATTAATGACAAACACGAAAAATTGATAATTCTTCCCTTGATCTCCATTTTTGCTTACTTTCTTCgcaattattttcatcttattatttaagaataattatataaggtacaattttttgtgaaaaaattatatttttacgtttaaagaatttttttttttatatttttactgttttttataaaaagaacacgaaaacaataagaaaattacataaaagtaacataaaaataacattaaaacaacaacaaaaaataacataaagaggataaaaaattaacaagagtacaacataaaaatcgtatttttgtaatttttttattatttttgtgtatttgtgaaataagtACCAAGTTGTTAGTTGTTTGTTTCCCAAGGCTATACATGTATGTTAGATAATGATTAGTGACATTCACATTTATCCTGCAAGTGAAACAACCATCATTGCAATTGAATTTAAAGAGTAGAAATAATTATAAAGTGTAAATAAGGAGACCTTTATGATTCTCTGACCAATTGGTCTTAGGCATAAATAAACCTCATTACAAGAAAACACACCATCTTCAAAAGTGGGTGACTTGCTTGTAAGAAGAAATGCCTGAAAATTAGTATAGTGTGAGGTGAAAAGTGGACCAAATGAATTGTGGTTAGTGCAAGTAATAAGAGAAACATAAGGAAATGAATGAAACACCACCAACCCAAGCAAGTAGTGAATTTTATCGTCCCTATAGTCACTCTTAACCAACCAATAAGCTCTCTATTATTCTTCTTTCACTTGAACAGGGTCTTCTATTCAATTTGGTTCCACATGTTAATCATTTTCACTTTCCCTCTGCCACATATCtattcctatatatatatatatacatacatataatgCATGCATGGCTTAACTTATAATAAAcccatttaataactaaaacaaacccatttaaaaaaatgcatcattttgttgtgaaaagCAATGTTTTCGATTCAGATTCGAACTCAAATCCAAATAAGCTTAAGCTCGGCTATGGCGGCAGCAGCAATGAACGGCCTCTTTGTCCCAAGCCTCGCCGACCAGTTGGACCTGCCATTCCCGACTTCCTCAAACCTCTTAGATGCTCCAATCACAGGTTTCTTTCTCcacccttcttcttcttattattattccaCATTGAGGTCTTAAAATCTGATCAGCCCCCAAATTGTTTGGTGTTTTTTCGTGATTACAGCCAATATAGCAGCGATGAAAGAAGCGGAATCTTGAATTTGATAGAAGATAAGGTTAGGATTGATTGAAATTGTAAAAGTTGATTGATTGTATATTAATAAAATGTATAATACTAATATTGAAAGGAATGAATATGGTGTTGTTGTGAAGAATGGTGTAGTGGAGAGAAGGGAATGTATATGCTCATCAGAGTCAGTAGCGGCATGTTATTCGGGTTCTCCTCCGGGTCGAACCGATAACCCGTTGGTTCACGACGTCCATTTTACGCAGTACCAGATGGAACTTGTTTCGCCATTGACACGAGCCAACCTCTCTGATACAAGATTTGTCTTCACCAACTCCACATCTCCTCTTTGAGACTGAAAACGACCACGTTTTGCCACCTCATTTCATATTTCATAACAGATTAATTGCagatatatattactattattattgttgtaatTTTGTTAAAAATAGATATATGATATTATTTAGATTAgggattctttttatttttttaaacgtTGAATTTTGCTGTAATAggttttttctgttttttttttttttctgtaaggGCTGTAATAGGGTGTAAGCAACATGATTTCATCAATAAAATTGTTTcggtatttttcttaaattatgtCTAACTAATTATGTTTTATTTCCTAGAAAAAAATGTTTTATTTCCTCTATTACTTAACCACGGCTTAAACAAAATGGCTGTATTTGCTCTTTTTCtgtgtttaatatttaaatgctCACAGCATCTtggatttcaatatatatttttaggggAAGATCAAAGCTTCGTTCACTAGAGAAATCAAGAACAAAGTTCATTATACACTAATGAATAAGTTAAGTTAGAACCGTCAGACACCATATATCTTTCTATTGGTATGATATTGTCTACTTTGAGTCTAACAAGTAATATCAGAGTCAGTctttaaaagggaaatttgattttctatacttagaaaatcttaaatttttttccctaaatacataattaataatattggttgtaggaatttacttggtgaaattccaagtttaaCCTACACCAACTCAATTTCACAGTTAAAACAACAAGGACAAAATTGTCCTAGAAAATTCAAGTTAAAACCAATTTGAATGACACTGGCAATCTTGGTCGTTCCTGTTGAACGACAAAGGAACTTGTCGTTCCTTACCTGCACGACAGATCGTTTGATCAAAACGATCTGTCGTTCTTCTTTAATAAAAACACGAGAGTTCAGAGCTAACCCTAGCTCATTTCTCTCCTCGAACCTTCGAGAGtttcaaaactctctctctttctctctgcctTCTCTCTGGTTCTCAAACCCTAGAACCAGAGATCTCCCTCGATCTCTTGATCGATCTAACCCAGAAAATCACCCCAGAAacaacacacacacatatacacAAAGATTAGCCAAAACACAGTAGTTTAGAGTAAGAAATCAAACACCAGAAATATAGAGGTTCGCCCTAAAATTAGGGGTACATCCTCTGATGAGCTCGCCTTGAAGATCGACCTCAGATCTTGCACTATGATGAAAGAATATTACAACAGGTAAGAAATCCAAGTCACAGATCGACTGGTATTTCTaggtttttctctctttttgttttctgtgtttatttctctttttctttctgaTTTCTCTCACTAACTCACTTCTGTTTCTTGTGCATGGACTTGAAACATCATCTGGAGCTGAACAACTTCTCAGATCTGGTAACCTAGGGCTTTTGTGTCTGGTATATCTGATCTCTCTACCCtctgttccttttatagttttAGTTTAGGGTTGATCACAGAACTAGGGGTTAGTTACAACTTCGGTTGTAACTAACAGCTAGTtcttgatccactagaggcAAAGCCACATAGGATCTATTTTTCTGTTGTATTCTGTTTGTGCTTTTAtctgtatttttcacttcatctTGTAACAcagtaataataaatattacagtGAGATCTAATTTAACAATTTCCACCTTAGATCTCTTCTgtaatgtttattattattgtgctTCGTCTTCAAGGGTCTTAGCTCATAGTGGTAGTGGTCATCCACCACTACCAACCCCTAACAAGTCCAAGCAGTGCTTGAACTTGGTTAAGGGTAGCACCTTAGTACCGATATCAGAAGGATTCTCTTCAGTGGGAACTTTCTCTATCTGTACAGCCTTCTGTGTCACTTTATCTCGTATAAAGTGATACTTGATTTCCACATGTTTGGTTCTGTCGTGAAAGACAGGATTCTTACACAAGTGGATACAACTCTGGCTATCTGAATAGATTGTAGGTTCTTCATCTAGTAGTTTAAGTTCATCTAGTAGTCCTTTAAGCCAAATGGCTTCTTTAATAGCCTCTGTAACAGCTACATACTCAGATTCTGTTGTAGATAAAGCTACAACAGGCTGCAGTTGTACTTTCCAGCTGATACAATTACCCCATAGTGTAAAGAAATAGGCAGAGGTAGATTTTCTACTATCTCTGTCACCTGCATAGTCTGCATCACTGTACCCAGTGATCATTATGTTATTATCCCTTCTCTTGTAGTTTAATCCCACTTCAGTAGATCCCAATAAGTATCTTAGTAACCATTTCATAGCCTCCCAGTGTTGCTTACCTGGGTTTGCCATATATTTACTTAGTACACTAATGGCATAGGCTAGATCAGGTCTGGTACTGACCATTAGGTACATCACAGATCCCACTGCACTTGAATAAGGCACTTCACTCATAGATTCTTTCTCAGCTGTAGTTTTAGGACATTGATCTTTGCTTAGATAGTACTGATTAGTCATAGGTTGCTTAGTTTGCTTTACATTAGTCATAGAGAAATTCTCTAAGACTTTCTTTATGTAGTTTTTCTGATGTAGCCTTAGTGTCCCATGCTCCCTGTCCCTAGAGATGTTAATGCCTAGGATCTTAGCAGCCTTGCCTAAATCCttcatctcaaattcttccCTTAGCCAACCTTTCATTAGGTCAATCCTGGTCCTTTCCTTGCTCACAatgagcatgtcatctacatacaaCAGTAAGTAGATGACTTCATCAATCTTAGTGCCTTTGTAGTATAGACAGGTGTCATAATAGCTCCTAGAGAACCCCTTCTTGATCATgaactcatcaaaccttttgttccattgcCTTGGTGACTGTTTAAGTCCATACAGGGACTTAATCAGTTTGCAAACCAAGTCTTCTTTGCCTTTTTCCTCATATCCTTTAGGTTGTTGCATGTAGATTTCTTCCTCAAGTTCTCCATGTAGAAATGCAGTAGTTACATCCGTTTGATCAACTTCTAGGTCAAATTGAGTAGCTATGGTAAGTATAATTCTGATGGTTTTATACTTAGCCACAGGTGAGAATATCTCATTAAAATCAATTCCCTCTTTCTGTGTAAACCCTTTAGCCACTAGTCTTGCCTTAAACTTCTTAGGATCTGTCTCATTAAGTCCTTCTTTGTGTTTGAAAAGCCACTTGCATGAAACTATGCTCTTTCCCTTAGGTTTCTTCACTAGTATCCAGGTTCTGTTCTTTCTCAGAGATTCCATCTCTGTGTCCATTGCCTTGGACCATTTCTTGGCATCTTTATCAGTCATAGCTTCTTCATAGGACTTAGGTTCTGTCATTTCCACTCCCATAGCACAGAAAAATGCATAGGCTAGCACTTCTTCCCAAGCTGTGAAGCTGAATCTCTGTGTAGGTCTAGGGACCCTTCTAGTTCTGTCTCTGGTCAGTTGGTAATCTTGTATTGCCTCAATTTCTTGTCCTTCTTCAGTAATAGGTTCCACCTGAATGTTGTCATCCTGAACTTGGtcatttccttccaagttttcaTCTCCCTGAGTATTTTCCACTGTGCAGTTCCACCTGAACAGTATTAGGTTGAGTGTTCCTTGTTTGCATGTCCACAGATGTGCCTGCAGGGTTAGTGTCTAAAGTAGGACTAGATATTGCATTATTATTAGTAATACAAGGAAATAAATCTTCCTTAAAAACAACATCCCTACTATTTATAGCTTTAAACCCTTGTTTCTCTCTTACCCATAATCTGTAGCCTTTAGTGCCTTCAGGATATCCTAGGAACACACATTTGAGAGCTCTAGGCTCTAACTTACCAACACTCTGATGTGCATAGGCTGCACATCCAAATACTCTTAAGTTTGAGAGATCAGGAGGCTTACACGACCCGGATCTCCTCTGGTGTCTTGAATTCAATGGCACTGGATGGACTTCTGTTCACCAGGTAGGCTGCTGTTAACACAGCTTCTCCCCAAAACCCTTTTGTAAGTCCAGATTGTAATAGTAGGCATCTGTCCTTGTTCATCAAGGTCCTATTCATCCTCTCAGCTACCCCATTCTGTTGAGGAGTGATTCTCACAGTTCTGTGCCTTTGAATTCCAACAGAGCCACAATATCTGTTAAATTCATCACTGCAAAACTCTAAGCCATTGTCAGTCCTTAGGGTTTTAACCCTTTGATTAGTTAAATTTTCCATTAGGGTTTTCCATTGTATGAATTTAGATAaagcctcatttttatgtttaagtAAAAATACCCAAACTTTTCTAGAATGGTCATCAACAATAGACATAAAATACACATTTCCACCATGTGTTGGAGTTTTCTCTGGTCCCCAAAGATCAGAGTGAACATACTCCAATATGTGCTTAGTTTTATGAATAcctgttttaaattttagtcTATGATGTTTACCTAAAACACAAGATTCACAGAAGTCAACTTTGCTTACTCTGTCCTTACCCAGTAGTCTTTGATCACTCATGATCTGTAGGCCTTTCTCACTGATATGCCCCAGCCTTCTGTGCCATAGAACAGCTTTTAGGTCTTCTGGATTGCTAGTGACTGCATTGTTGCAGTGAGTCACTGGTTCTCCATCTAAGTAGTATAACCCTTCATGTTTGTGGCCTTTGATTATTGTCATAGCATCCTTACTTAGCTTCATTGAACCTGCTTCAATTTTGCTAACAATACCCATGTCATCTAGAACActtatagaaattaaatttctagcaagatTAGGGACATACCTTACACCAGTTAGGGTTCTGACAATCCCATCAAACATTTTGAAACTTACATTACCTGAACCTTCTATGTTGCATGTGTTGTTATTTCCCAGAATTACTTTGCCACCATTAGAATTCCTGTAATCAGTTAGGATTTCCCTAGAATTTGTCATGTGAAAAGTACACCCTGAATCCAAAATCCAGTCATCTTTGAAAGATGTAGATGCAACATAGACTTCACCACTATCATAGCCATCTGAGTAGTTTGCTTCTTGTTACTCGTCATTTCTTTGTTTGTTTTGATCGATCTTTACGAAAATCTGCCTCCTTTCT from Cannabis sativa cultivar Pink pepper isolate KNU-18-1 chromosome 4, ASM2916894v1, whole genome shotgun sequence carries:
- the LOC115714209 gene encoding CSC1-like protein At4g35870, producing MDPHQLLLAVSPFGSANQILSPPPSSDDGSGGFDDYGAWYGNIQYLINISAIGAFFCVFIFVFLKLRSDHHRMPGPSALLTKLLAVWHATGREIARHCGADASQFLLIEGGSCGLLLSLAVLSVFVMLPLNLYAGKAVLADEFSKTTINHIEKGSPLLWVHFLFVVVVVGLVHFGISAIEERLKITRFRDGYGNLSDPTANSTAIFTIMVQGIPKTLGSDRTVLLEYFQHKYPGKVFRVVLPMDLCALDDLASEIVKVRDDITWLVARIDSRLLPEDGQGEDSNGFWGRLRYLWKKLCDSWHRIMSSLGYTYEDKLRRLQELRAELETELEAFKEGRALGAGVAFVVFKDVYTANKAVQDFRNEKKKRIGKFFSLMELRLQRTQWKVERAPLATDIYWNHLGSSKLSLRLRRVFVNTCLLLMLLFFSSPLAVISAVKSAGRIINAEAMDNAQSWLALVLSSSWLGSLIFQFLPNVIVFVSMYIVIPSALSYLSKFERHLTVSGEQRAALLKMVCFFLVNLILLRALVESSLEGTLLRMGRCYLDGEDCKRIEQYMSASFLSRSCLSSLAFLITSTFLGISYDLLAPIPWIKRRLQKFRKNDMLQLVPEQTEEYQLENQETDDLRRPLVANDTYDSPREIHIDFQGHDLSVYPINRTSTAPKQTFDFAQYYAFNLTIFALTMIYSSFSPLVVPVGAVYFGYRYVVDKYNFLFVYRVRGFPAGNDGKLMDTVLCIMRFSVDMFLISMLLFFSVQGDSTKLQAIFTLGLLVVYKLLPSSGDGFQPALMGGMQTVDSIVDGPIDYEIFSQPKFDWDVYYQ
- the LOC115712265 gene encoding uncharacterized protein LOC115712265, giving the protein MHHFVVKSNVFDSDSNSNPNKLKLGYGGSSNERPLCPKPRRPVGPAIPDFLKPLRCSNHSQYSSDERSGILNLIEDKNGVVERRECICSSESVAACYSGSPPGRTDNPLVHDVHFTQYQMELVSPLTRANLSDTRFVFTNSTSPL